A single window of Zootoca vivipara chromosome 17, rZooViv1.1, whole genome shotgun sequence DNA harbors:
- the LOC132591369 gene encoding uncharacterized protein LOC132591369, whose amino-acid sequence MSLGQSVKFSCSKSSGGSWSNFYWYQQKPGQAPRFVLYHISDRGEGIPDWFTGSVSGNTGYLTISNTQAEDEAVYYCCAWERTGSDKFHGGKQVDKETLAEPMSVQPICVKETIGISGGFQRGGRRSQLDLFLKGSHTLKSLTMAWPLLFLSLLSYCTGVTSQPSLTQPASQSVSLGQTATLSCSRNGGSRWDDIHWYQQKPGQPPRFLWYGSSTRGEGVPVRFTGSRSGTLTISNIEAADEAVYFCCDYEGGSSTFHSGIIK is encoded by the exons ATGTCCTTGGGGCAAAGCGTTAAATTCTCCTGCTCGAAAAGTAGTGGTGGAAGCTGGAGCAACTTTTATTGGTATCAACAGAAACCTGGACAGGCTCCTCGCTTTGTGCTCTATCACATCAGCGACAGGGGAGAAGGGATTCCAGATTGGTTCACTGGTTCTGTCTCTGGGAACACTGGCTATTTAACCATCTCCAACACCCAGGCTGAAGATGAGGCCGTTTATTATTGTTGTGCCTGGGAGCGCACTGGCAGTGATAAGTTCCACGGTG GGaagcaagtagataaagaaaCTCTTGCAGAACCAATGAGTGTACAACCAATCTGCGTGAAGGAGACAATTGGTATTTCTGGGGGATTTCAGAGAGGGGGAAGAAGATCCCAACTAGATCTTTTTCTAAAGGGAAGTCATACTCTAAAGAGTCTTACCATGGCCTGGCCTCTGCTTTTCCTGTCCCTTCTCAGCTACTGCACAG GTGTCACTTCACAACCCAGTTTGACTCAGCCTGCTTCCCAGTCGGTGTCTCTGGGCCAAACTGCTACACTCTCCTGCTCTAGAAATGGTGGTAGCAGGTGGGATGATATTCACTGGTATCAACAGAAACCTGGACAGCCTCCCCGTTTTCTGTGGTATGGATCCAGCACCCGGGGAGAAGGGGTCCCAGTTCGGTTCACCGGTTCTCGCTCTGGCACATTAACTATCTCTAACATCGAGGCTGCAGATGAAGCAGTTTATTTCTGTTGTGACTACGAGGGTGGCAGTAGCACGTTCCACAGTGGTATAATCAAATAG